In Chanodichthys erythropterus isolate Z2021 chromosome 7, ASM2448905v1, whole genome shotgun sequence, a genomic segment contains:
- the LOC137023039 gene encoding uncharacterized protein isoform X1 produces the protein MLINSVVMFSKGKCDVKYDQLKSESEAKAFNKRICALKIFYFCAILFVFVFIIFFYMQDYFKTSNAKLKAPNAKPIMQNKESKDSDVPNPPPSTHLPSVQTPHIDHTSTSPPAPKACGVQVKDGPVIKVGNLHTYVTGSYMDYRFGEKQIKTIAIVLREEQVKYSCVMCCDGRNVTSPAEYTIHSDHFGFEYGTATITCHINSPCLKPTHVAITAREISESITSFQPVRNRDVPAVFPYEFTVCISVMYDYKNVLNLVESLEMFRLLGAQRVVIYKTNCDSDTQKVLEYYVKRGFVEIIPWTIKNHIEVSSGWRKDLSSGELHYYGQIPALNDCIYRYMYQSHYVALQDIDELILPLKVKTWPELLPELEKMYGTTVGFEFENNAFPFTAKAHTDYEQDKWKNVPGWNILNYIERIPNDPKAFNNYKVIVSPRLALKATVHGLLETVYSGSTTVRVSNSIARMYHSKYFEYPPNTNIIRDDHLWDYAKDLIPAVSKVLQDCGFIEA, from the coding sequence GGAAATGTGATGTGAAATATGACCAACTGAAGAGTGAATCAGAAGCAAAGGCTTTTAACAAGAGGATCTGTGCACTGAAGATCTTTTATTTTTGTGccattttatttgtgtttgtctttatCATCTTTTTTTATATGCAAGATTACTTTAAAACATCTAACGCCAAACTTAAAGCACCTAATGCCAAACCTATCATGCAAAACAAGGAGAGTAAAGACTCTGACGTGCCAAATCCTCCTCCAAGCACACATTTACCATCCGTCCAAACACCACACATCGACCACACATCCACCAGTCCTCCAGCTCCAAAAGCGTGTGGTGTTCAAGTGAAGGACGGTCCTGTGATTAAAGTCGGGAACCTTCACACATATGTGACTGGCTCTTATATGGATTATCGCTTTGGAGAGAAACAGATAAAGACGATTGCCATTGTTCTCCGTGAAGAGCAGGTGAAATACAGCTGTGTGATGTGCTGTGATGGGAGGAACGTGACCTCACCAGCAGAATACACAATTCATTCTGACCACTTTGGTTTTGAGTACGGCACTGCTACCATCACGTGTCACATCAATAGCCCGTGTTTGAAACCAACGCATGTTGCAATAACAGCCAGAGAGATCTCGGAGAGCATAACATCCTTCCAACCCGTTAGAAACAGAGACGTTCCAGCAGTCTTCCCATATGAATTTACCGTCTGCATCTCTGTCATGTATGACTACAAGAATGTGTTGAATTTAGTCGAGTCATTGGAGATGTTCAGACTGCTTGGTGCTCAAAGGGTGGTGATATATAAAACCAACTGTGATTCAGACACACAGAAGGTTCTGGAATACTATGTGAAAAGAGGTTTTGTGGAGATCATCCCATGGACCATTAAAAATCACATCGAAGTGTCAAGTGGCTGGAGGAAAGATTTATCTTCAGGTGAACTGCATTACTATGGGCAAATTCCTGCACTTAATGACTGTATTTATCGTTACATGTACCAAAGTCACTATGTGGCTCTACAAGACATAGATGAGCTCATTCTGCCTCTCAAGGTGAAAACCTGGCCGGAGCTTTTGCCTGAGCTTGAGAAGATGTACGGCACTACTGTGGGCTTTGAGTTTGAGAATAATGCTTTCCCTTTCACTGCAAAAGCTCATACGGATTATGAGCAAGACAAATGGAAAAATGTACCTGGAtggaatattttaaattatatagagCGAATACCTAATGACCCCAAAGCTTTCAACAATTACAAGGTTATAGTAAGTCCTCGGCTAGCTCTGAAGGCTACTGTACATGGCCTGCTGGAAACTGTGTATTCTGGATCCACCACAGTAAGGGTGAGCAACTCCATCGCTCGCATGTACCACTCAAAATACTTTGAATACCCCCCAAACACAAACATTATAAGAGATGATCATCTGTGGGACTATGCCAAAGATCTTATACCTGCTGTTTCTAAAGTTCTACAGGACTGTGGATTCATTGAGGCCTAA
- the LOC137023039 gene encoding uncharacterized protein isoform X2, translated as MQDYFKTSNAKLKAPNAKPIMQNKESKDSDVPNPPPSTHLPSVQTPHIDHTSTSPPAPKACGVQVKDGPVIKVGNLHTYVTGSYMDYRFGEKQIKTIAIVLREEQVKYSCVMCCDGRNVTSPAEYTIHSDHFGFEYGTATITCHINSPCLKPTHVAITAREISESITSFQPVRNRDVPAVFPYEFTVCISVMYDYKNVLNLVESLEMFRLLGAQRVVIYKTNCDSDTQKVLEYYVKRGFVEIIPWTIKNHIEVSSGWRKDLSSGELHYYGQIPALNDCIYRYMYQSHYVALQDIDELILPLKVKTWPELLPELEKMYGTTVGFEFENNAFPFTAKAHTDYEQDKWKNVPGWNILNYIERIPNDPKAFNNYKVIVSPRLALKATVHGLLETVYSGSTTVRVSNSIARMYHSKYFEYPPNTNIIRDDHLWDYAKDLIPAVSKVLQDCGFIEA; from the coding sequence ATGCAAGATTACTTTAAAACATCTAACGCCAAACTTAAAGCACCTAATGCCAAACCTATCATGCAAAACAAGGAGAGTAAAGACTCTGACGTGCCAAATCCTCCTCCAAGCACACATTTACCATCCGTCCAAACACCACACATCGACCACACATCCACCAGTCCTCCAGCTCCAAAAGCGTGTGGTGTTCAAGTGAAGGACGGTCCTGTGATTAAAGTCGGGAACCTTCACACATATGTGACTGGCTCTTATATGGATTATCGCTTTGGAGAGAAACAGATAAAGACGATTGCCATTGTTCTCCGTGAAGAGCAGGTGAAATACAGCTGTGTGATGTGCTGTGATGGGAGGAACGTGACCTCACCAGCAGAATACACAATTCATTCTGACCACTTTGGTTTTGAGTACGGCACTGCTACCATCACGTGTCACATCAATAGCCCGTGTTTGAAACCAACGCATGTTGCAATAACAGCCAGAGAGATCTCGGAGAGCATAACATCCTTCCAACCCGTTAGAAACAGAGACGTTCCAGCAGTCTTCCCATATGAATTTACCGTCTGCATCTCTGTCATGTATGACTACAAGAATGTGTTGAATTTAGTCGAGTCATTGGAGATGTTCAGACTGCTTGGTGCTCAAAGGGTGGTGATATATAAAACCAACTGTGATTCAGACACACAGAAGGTTCTGGAATACTATGTGAAAAGAGGTTTTGTGGAGATCATCCCATGGACCATTAAAAATCACATCGAAGTGTCAAGTGGCTGGAGGAAAGATTTATCTTCAGGTGAACTGCATTACTATGGGCAAATTCCTGCACTTAATGACTGTATTTATCGTTACATGTACCAAAGTCACTATGTGGCTCTACAAGACATAGATGAGCTCATTCTGCCTCTCAAGGTGAAAACCTGGCCGGAGCTTTTGCCTGAGCTTGAGAAGATGTACGGCACTACTGTGGGCTTTGAGTTTGAGAATAATGCTTTCCCTTTCACTGCAAAAGCTCATACGGATTATGAGCAAGACAAATGGAAAAATGTACCTGGAtggaatattttaaattatatagagCGAATACCTAATGACCCCAAAGCTTTCAACAATTACAAGGTTATAGTAAGTCCTCGGCTAGCTCTGAAGGCTACTGTACATGGCCTGCTGGAAACTGTGTATTCTGGATCCACCACAGTAAGGGTGAGCAACTCCATCGCTCGCATGTACCACTCAAAATACTTTGAATACCCCCCAAACACAAACATTATAAGAGATGATCATCTGTGGGACTATGCCAAAGATCTTATACCTGCTGTTTCTAAAGTTCTACAGGACTGTGGATTCATTGAGGCCTAA